TACCGTGAGCGCCGGCGACCGCTACGAGCCGCTTCCGGTTGATGAGCCACGCGAGCGCCTGCGAGCGGTGCAGCACGGGCAGGCCCCTCTCGAGCGCGAGCCGGTACTCCGGGTTGTCCAGCCAGAGCGCACCGGTCACCACCAGTGTGTCGGCGTCACCGACGTTCGCCGCGTCGTGGCCGATCGCGATGTTCGCTCCGAGCGCTCGAAGCGCGTCCACATTCGCCGAGTGACGGACATCGGAACCGGTCACGGTGTGCCCGGACTCAAGGAACAGACGGGCGATGCCGCTCATCCCCGACCCGCCGACGCCGACGAAGTGGAGCTTTCCGAGCTCATCGGGGATGGTCAGAGTCAAGTCGGGTTTGATCGTCACGCGCGCTGCTTTCGGTTTACGGAACTCACACCATTATGACGCTAAGCCGCCGAGAGCCCGGTCCGGATGAGCGCCACCACACGGTCGGAGCCATCGCGGACGCCGACACTCGCCGCGCGCTCCGCCATCTCAGCCACACGGGCACGGTCGGCCAGCAGCGGGAGCAGCTGCGCGTCCACCCAGGCGGGGAGGAAACCAGCGTCGTCGACCAGGACGCCACCGCCAGCCGCGACCACACCGGCCGCGTTGTGGCGCTGCTCCCCATTGCCGATCGGAAACGGCACGTACACGGCGGGGACGCCGAGGGCCGCGAACTCGCACAGGGTCGCGGCGCCCGCTCGCGCGACAGCGAAATCGGCGAGCGCGAGCGCCAGATCCATCCGGTCGCAGTAGCCGAGCAGCCGGTAGTGCGGGAGGCCGGGGTCGCTCAGTTCCCCACGACCGCCCTGAATGTGCAACACCTGCCAGCCGGCCTCCGTCAGCCGGACGGCCCGGGCGGCAATCGTCTGATTGATCCGGCGCGCGCCGAGAGAGCCACCTGTGACGAGCAAGGTCGGCCGGTCGGCGGCAAGGCCGAATTCGGCCAGCGCGGCCGGACGCGCGGCGACCCGGTCGAGCTCCTCGATCTCCGGACGCAGCGGCATTCCGACGAACCGCGCGTGCGGAAGCCTCGTGCCCTCGAAGGCGACACCCACCCACGGCGTGTATCGGGCGCCCAGCCGGCTGGCGAGACCGGGCCGGGCGTTGGCCTCGTGGAGGATGAGCGGCACGGCCGCTTTGCGCGCGGCGGAGTACGCCGGCGCAGCCGCGTACCCGCCGAAGCCGACCACGGCGGCGATTCCACGCGCGCGAATCAGTTCGCCGACCGCGCGGACCGAGCGCCGGTACTCCCCCGGGAAGCGCACCGCGGCAGCGTTGGGGCGGCGCGGGAACGGGAGCCTCGGGATGGTCGCCAGCTCGTAGCCGCGGGCAGGAACCAGGCGTGCCTCCAGGCCCTCCGCGGTCCCCAACACGAGCACCTCGGCGGCGGGGTCGTCACGGCGCAGGCGGTCGGCGACGGCGAGCAGGGGGTTCACATGGCCGGCGGTGCCGCCGCCGGCCAGCAGGTAGGCGGTCACTCGGCCGCACCCTTCGCGGCGCGGGCGTTCTGGCGGGCGAAGGAGAGGACGATTCCGATCGCGATCATAGAACTGATCATGGCAGTCCCACCCGCGGAGATCAGTGGGAGCGGGACGCCGAGCACGGGGATGACACCGAGGACCACCGCGATGTTCACGAACGCCTGCCCGATCAGCCAGACCATGATCGCCGCCGTGGTCACCCACGCGAACGGATCGGCGGAGGCCTGGATGATGCGCAGGAACACGAAGGCCAGGACCACGAAGAGCAAGAGGGCGACGACCGCGCCGATGAGGCCCAATTCCTCGCCGATGATCGCGAAGATGAAGTCGGTGTCGGCCGCCGGCAGCCAGGACCACTTCGAGTGCGAGTTGCCGAGGCCGACGCCGACGACACCACCGGAGGCGAGCGCGTAGAAGCCGTTGTCGATCTGCCAGTTGACATCGGGGTTCGCCGCGCTGGAACCGCCGAACAGCGCGGCGATGCGGCCGAGGCGGCTGGCGCTGGAGGTCGCGACGAAGAACGCCAGAATTCCGATCCCCACCACCCCCACGAACAAATACCGCAGCCGGACACCGGCGAAGTACATGCCCCCAAGCACGAACCCGGCCATGACCATGGTCGTCCCGAGGTCGCCGCCGAGCACCACCAGCCCGATCGCACCGCCCGCGACGGGGAGGACCGGGATGGCGACGTGCCGCCAGTCGCTCAGCCGATCGGCTTTGCGGGCGAGCACCACCCCGAGCCAGACCACCAGGGCGATTTTGATCGCCTCCGAGGGCTGCACGGTCTGCGAGCCGATGCGCAGCCAGTTGCGGTTGCCGCCGATCTCGACGCCGAGGGGCGTCACGAGAACGAGGAACTGCAGGAAGCAGGCCGCGGCCAGGAAGAACCAGATCGTCTTGCGCCAGAAGCGGGCCGATAGCCGCGAGACGAGGAACATGAGCGGGAGCCCGATGAGCGCATACGCGCCCTGCGACCAGAACCGCGAGAAGAAGTTGTCGGTGTCGTTGTGGGACTCCACGGCCGACGACGAGAGCACCATGACCAGGCCGAACACCACCATGAACAGGGTCGTGCCGAGCAGCAGGAAATAGTCGGCGGACTCACTCGAGGCCGACCGTCCCAGGGAGATTCGGGAGACGATGCCCGATAGCCGGGACGCGGGCTCAGCCGCCGGAGCCGGGACGCGAGGCGGAGCTGCCGTCATCCGCCCCACCTCCCAAGTATTCGTTGACGGCCGCCTGGAAGAGACGCCCGCGCTCTGCATAGTCGGAGAACTGATCCATCGACGCCGCCGCCGGTGCCAGCAAGACCGTGTCCCCGTCTCGGACGAGAGCGGCGGCCAGCCGGACCGCCGTCGGCATGACGTGCTCAGTCTCGTCGGCGTCCACCTCAACCACGGGGAGCCCAGGGGCGTGTCGCTGGAATGCGGAACGCAGCAGGTCTCGATCGGCGCCGATGAGCACTGCACCGCGAAGACGCGCGGCGTGCCTCTTCACCAGACCATCGAGGTCCACGCCCTTGAACAGCCCGCCGACCACCCAGACCACCGACGGGTAGGCCCGCAGCGATGCATCCGCGGCGTGCGGATTGGTGGCTTTCGAATCGTCCACCCAGCTGACCCCGGCCTCGATGCGCACCAGCTCGATGCGGTGCGCGTCCAGACGGAAGGCGCTGAGCACATCCCGGACCACCCAGGGCTCGACACCGTAGGCGCGGGCGAGCGCACTCGCGGCCAGAATGTTGGCCACGATATGCGGGGCGGCCAGGCCGGCCTCGCGCAGCTCCTCAAGCGTGGTGAGCTCGATCGCACTGTGGAGGCGATCGTCCAGGAAGGCGCGATCGCACAGGATGCCGTCCACGATCCCGAAGTCGCTCGGGCCGGGCACATCGAGGCCGAAGCCGATCGCGCGGGCGCCCTCCACGACCTCCGTTTCCTCCACCATCCGCAGAGTGGCCTCATCCGCCCGGTTGTACACGCAGGCAACCTGCGCGTTCTCGTAGACCTTCGCCTTCGCGGCGGCATACGCCTCGAGCGAGCCGTGCCAGTCGAGGTGGTCGTCCGCGATGTTGAGGCAGGCGGCTGCGTACGGCGAGACCTCGCCCCCGGCGTTGCGGTTGATCCAGTGCAGCTGATAGCTCGACAGCTCGACCACGAGGACATCGAAGCCCTGCGGATCGCGGATCGCGTCGAGCACGGCGACGCCGATGTTACCGCACGGCGCGACGCGGGAGCCGCCCGCGAGCAGCATGGTCGCGGTGAGCTGCACGGTCGTGGTCTTGCCATTGGTGCCCGTGACGCAGATCCAGTCGGCCGGGCTGTTTCCGCTGCCCGGAGGGGCCGTCTTGTCACGCAGCCGCCACGCCAGTTCGATGTCGCCCCAGACCGGGATGCCCTGCTGGTCCGCCCAGAGCAGCAGCGGGTGGTCCGCGTGGAAGCCCGGGGAGACCACGATCAGCTCGGGGCCGAACGCGGTCAGCCTCTCCGGCGGTGCGCTCAGATCGGCCTGCAGCAGCAGCTCCGCGCCGATGACGTCCAGGAGCATCGCGCGCTCGTGGTCCGCCCGGGACGCGACGACGAGCACGGACGCGCCCAGCTCGGCCAGGGTGTCCGCGACGGAGAATCCGGTCACTCCGAGCCCGTACACCACGACCCGCAGGCCCGACCAGTCGGCGTGCCAGCTGGTCAGAGCGGCGAGACGCTCCTCCGATGCGGTCATGTGGCGAGCCATTCGAGGTAGAAGGTTCCGACGCCGGCGGCCACCAGCAGTCCGCCCACGATCCAGAATCGGGCCACCACGGTGACCTCGGCCCAGCCCTTCAGCTCGAAGTGGTGGTGGATCGGGCTCATCAGGAAGATGCGGCGGCCATGCGTGAGCTTGAAGTACGCCCGCTGAACGATCACCGAACCGGCCTCGATGGCGAACAGGCCGCCGATCAGGACCAGCAGCAACTCGGTGTGGCTCAGGATCGCCAGCGCGGCGACGGCGCCGCCGAGGGCCAGCGAGCCGGTGTCCCCGGGAAAGATCTGCGCGGGCGAGGTGTTCCACCACAGGAAGCCGACGACCGCGCCGACGATCGCGGTCGCGACCACCGCGAGGTCGAACGGATCGCGAACGTCATAGCACTTGGACAGGTTCTCGGGGTTGAGCGTCGAGCTCGCGCAGGACTGGATGGACTGCCAGAACCCGATGATGATGTAGGCGCCGATGGCGAGGATGCTCGCTCCGGAGGCGAGACCGTCCAGCCCATCGGTCACGTTCACGCCGTTCGAGGCGGCGGCGACGATGAAGTTGATCCAGATCAGATACAGCCCGTAGCCGACCATCACGCCGATCGCACCGAAGCGGGTGATGTTGGCGAAGTCGAGACCCGGCAGGTCACGGATGAACGAGACGCTCATCGTGGCCGGTGTGGCGCCACGCCCGTTCGGGAACATGATCACCAGGAGCGCCCACACGGTCGCGACCAACACCTGGCCGGCGACCTTCGCCCAGCCGGTGAGCCCCAGACTCCGCTCGCGGCGGGTCTTCAGGAAGTCGTCGACGAAGCCGACGGTGCCGAGCCCGACCATGAGGAAGAGGACGAGCAGCGCCGACACGCTCGTCTCGTCTCCGGTGAGGAGAAGCGCGACGAAGTAGCCGAAGAGCGTGCCGAGGATGACGACAATGCCGCCCATCGTGGCGGTGCCGCGCTTGGCGTGGTGGCTCTGCGGGCCGTCGTCGCGGATGAACTGGCCCCACTGCAGGCGGCGGAACAGCCGGATGAAGACCGGTGTCAGGAAAAGCGTGAACGCCATCGACAGTGCGCCGGAGGTCAGCAGGGCTCTCACGAGAACAATTCTCCCAGTCGGTCGCCGAGGAATCGCAAGCCGGCGGAGTTGGAGGACTTGACGAGCACGGTGTCCCCGGCGCGCAACGTTTCCTTCAGGTGGTCGTAGGCCGCGTCCTGGCTTTCGAAGTAGAGCGACTCACCATCCCAGGAGCCCTCGTTGATCGCGGTGATGTGCATCCGGCGAGCCGGGGGGCCGACGACGACGAGCTGGTCGATGCCGAGACGGACCGCGAGCAGTCCGAC
Above is a genomic segment from Leifsonia xyli subsp. xyli str. CTCB07 containing:
- a CDS encoding UDP-N-acetylglucosamine--N-acetylmuramyl-(pentapeptide) pyrophosphoryl-undecaprenol N-acetylglucosamine transferase codes for the protein MTAYLLAGGGTAGHVNPLLAVADRLRRDDPAAEVLVLGTAEGLEARLVPARGYELATIPRLPFPRRPNAAAVRFPGEYRRSVRAVGELIRARGIAAVVGFGGYAAAPAYSAARKAAVPLILHEANARPGLASRLGARYTPWVGVAFEGTRLPHARFVGMPLRPEIEELDRVAARPAALAEFGLAADRPTLLVTGGSLGARRINQTIAARAVRLTEAGWQVLHIQGGRGELSDPGLPHYRLLGYCDRMDLALALADFAVARAGAATLCEFAALGVPAVYVPFPIGNGEQRHNAAGVVAAGGGVLVDDAGFLPAWVDAQLLPLLADRARVAEMAERAASVGVRDGSDRVVALIRTGLSAA
- the ftsW gene encoding putative lipid II flippase FtsW — protein: MTAAPPRVPAPAAEPASRLSGIVSRISLGRSASSESADYFLLLGTTLFMVVFGLVMVLSSSAVESHNDTDNFFSRFWSQGAYALIGLPLMFLVSRLSARFWRKTIWFFLAAACFLQFLVLVTPLGVEIGGNRNWLRIGSQTVQPSEAIKIALVVWLGVVLARKADRLSDWRHVAIPVLPVAGGAIGLVVLGGDLGTTMVMAGFVLGGMYFAGVRLRYLFVGVVGIGILAFFVATSSASRLGRIAALFGGSSAANPDVNWQIDNGFYALASGGVVGVGLGNSHSKWSWLPAADTDFIFAIIGEELGLIGAVVALLLFVVLAFVFLRIIQASADPFAWVTTAAIMVWLIGQAFVNIAVVLGVIPVLGVPLPLISAGGTAMISSMIAIGIVLSFARQNARAAKGAAE
- the murD gene encoding UDP-N-acetylmuramoyl-L-alanine--D-glutamate ligase, producing MTASEERLAALTSWHADWSGLRVVVYGLGVTGFSVADTLAELGASVLVVASRADHERAMLLDVIGAELLLQADLSAPPERLTAFGPELIVVSPGFHADHPLLLWADQQGIPVWGDIELAWRLRDKTAPPGSGNSPADWICVTGTNGKTTTVQLTATMLLAGGSRVAPCGNIGVAVLDAIRDPQGFDVLVVELSSYQLHWINRNAGGEVSPYAAACLNIADDHLDWHGSLEAYAAAKAKVYENAQVACVYNRADEATLRMVEETEVVEGARAIGFGLDVPGPSDFGIVDGILCDRAFLDDRLHSAIELTTLEELREAGLAAPHIVANILAASALARAYGVEPWVVRDVLSAFRLDAHRIELVRIEAGVSWVDDSKATNPHAADASLRAYPSVVWVVGGLFKGVDLDGLVKRHAARLRGAVLIGADRDLLRSAFQRHAPGLPVVEVDADETEHVMPTAVRLAAALVRDGDTVLLAPAAASMDQFSDYAERGRLFQAAVNEYLGGGADDGSSASRPGSGG
- the mraY gene encoding phospho-N-acetylmuramoyl-pentapeptide-transferase; this translates as MRALLTSGALSMAFTLFLTPVFIRLFRRLQWGQFIRDDGPQSHHAKRGTATMGGIVVILGTLFGYFVALLLTGDETSVSALLVLFLMVGLGTVGFVDDFLKTRRERSLGLTGWAKVAGQVLVATVWALLVIMFPNGRGATPATMSVSFIRDLPGLDFANITRFGAIGVMVGYGLYLIWINFIVAAASNGVNVTDGLDGLASGASILAIGAYIIIGFWQSIQSCASSTLNPENLSKCYDVRDPFDLAVVATAIVGAVVGFLWWNTSPAQIFPGDTGSLALGGAVAALAILSHTELLLVLIGGLFAIEAGSVIVQRAYFKLTHGRRIFLMSPIHHHFELKGWAEVTVVARFWIVGGLLVAAGVGTFYLEWLAT